The genomic region GCCGGAGCCGGGCATGGACAGCGTCGAGTCCGGCAATTCGCCGACCAGCGGCCGCGTCGACGGCGCGTCGAAATCGGCCGCGCCTATCAGCATGTAGATGCGGCCGCGCAAGCGATCTTCCACCGCATTCAGCGCGCTCTCGCGAAACGCCCGGTCCAGCAGCACACTGGCGCAGCCCAGGGCCGTCACCAGTACGACACTGGCGCTCAACAAGACCCGCGTGCGCAGTGAGGTCATCGCGGTGTCACGAGAAAGGAAACGTCAGGCGTCGACGTCGCGCTTGCCGAGGCGCAGACGATAGCCCTGTCCGCGAATGGTCTCGATGGGATTCAGCACGCGGTCGGGATCGATCTTCTTGCGCAAGCGGCCGATGATGACTTCCAGCACATTGCTGTCGCGCTCGGAATCATCTTCGTACAGATGCTCGGTCAGTTCCGACTTGGAGATGACGTCGTCGGTGCGCAGCATCAGGAATTCGAGCACCTTGAATTCGAGCGCGGTCAGTTCGAGTTCGCGCTCATCGACGCTGACTCGCTTGGTGCCGAGGTCCATGACCAATGGCCCGACCTCGATGCGCGACTGGCTCCAGCCCGCCGCCCGACGCAGCAGCGCGCGCAAGCGTGCCAGCAATTCCTCGTGGTAGAAAGGCTTGACCAGGTAGTCGTCGGCGCCGAGTTCGAGACCGGCGACCTTGTCCTCCCAGCGACCGCGTGCGGTCAGGATCAGGACGGGGAACTTGCGCTTGTGCTTGCGCCAGGATTCGATGATGGACGAACCCGGCAGATCCGGCAGCCCGAGGTCGACGATCGCCGCATCGATGGGATATTCGAGTCCGAAGAACTCGCCCTCGCGACCGGAACCGGTCTCATCGACGGCGTAACCCTCGCGCCGCAGGCGCTCGACCAGTTGGGCCCGCAGAGTTTCTTCGTCTTCAATGACCAGTATGCGCATCAGCGTTCCATGAAGTCCGGTGCGGAAGTGGGGTTGGCTTCGACCTCGACGACTTTGACACGACCGTCACCGAGCAACACCTTGACGACGTACATCGCCCGTTCGCCGAAGAAGCGCTTTTGCACGTCGAGCACCCGCCCGCCGGTCATGCCCACCGCCTGGCGCGCGGCGGCGCCGGCATCCTCGACCACGTCGACCGAGTCGGCGTTCGAAGATTCGCTCTCGACGCCATGCGCAGCGCACGCCAAGGTCATCAGCGAGGCAATCACGAACGGGCGGAAAAATAACCGCATGCAGGAATGATAGCGCAGGGCCCTGGCGCGGGATACGCAGCCCCGCCCTCTTCTCTCGCCTTGTCGCGCCATGCCATGCATGGGCCGCAAGCTAGCGGCGCGGCAGTGAACAAGTCCTGAACTTTTCGCGTGCGTGTAAGTGAAAAGACGATGGCCTATGCGGACGGTCCGACGATGTCGCGGTCATGCTCCAGCGCTGGGATCATGCGTCGCACTTCCGCGACCCGCGCCGGGTCGACTTCAGCCACGATCACGCCTTCTTCATCTCCCCCGTCGGCCAGCACCGTTCCCCATGGGTCGACGATCAAGGAATGACCGTAGGTCGCGCGCCCCCACGGACGCGTGCCGCACTGACCGGGCGCGAACACGTAGCAACCGGTCTCGATGGCGCGCGCCCGCACCAGCGTATGCCAATGGGCGGCGCCGGTCTTGGCGGTGAATGCCGCGGGGATACTCACGAAACTGGCGCCGTGCTGGGCGAGCCGTCGGTACAGGTGCGGAAAGCGTACGTCGTAGCAGATGGTGAGACCCAACCCGCCCCACGGCAGGGGCGCGATTACCGCCTCACCACCGGCCGCGACGCCATTCGATTCCTTGTAGCTCTGGCCATCCTTGATGGCGACATCGAACAGGTGAATCTTGTTGTAGCTGGCGACGAGCTCACCCTTTGGGTTGAGAACCAGGGAGCGGTTGTGGACCTTGCGTGCGTCGGCTTTGACCGGCATGGAGCCCAGCAACAGCCACAGGCCGAGTTCGCGTCCGAGTTCGCGCATGGCGGCCAGCGCCGGATGCGCATCAAGGTCATAGCCGTTGTCGTAATAACTGCCGTCGGCGGGCTCGAGATTACAGAAGAACTCGGGAAGACAGACCAGCGCCGCGCCCTGGCTGTGACCCGCGCGCACCAGGCGCTCGACGGTAGCGAGGTTGGCCGCCATGTCATTGGTCGCGCAGTTCTGCACGCAAGCCACTTTGAATGCGTTGGTCATGACGGCATCCTCACGAAAATTCACGGCGTTTCCACTGGTGCGGATTCATTCGCACCTGCAGCTCAATGCAACTGCTTGTCCGCCAGCACTACGCCATCGATGTCGGCGTAAAGGTAGTCGCCCGGTGCGATCACCACTTCGGCAAAACGCAGCGTCACGTCACGCTCGCCTTCGCCTTTCTTGACGCTCTTGCGCGGATTGGTGGCAATGGCCTTCACGCCGATGGCAATACCGCCGATGGGCGCGGCATCGCGGATGCAACCGTAGACCACGATACCGGCCCAGCCATTCTTGTGCCCGAGCGCCGCCAGGTTGTCGCCCACCAGTGCGCAACGCAGCGAGCCGCCGCCGTCGACCACCAGCACCCGGCCCTGTCCGGGTTCTTCGAGCGCGGCCCTGACAAGACTGTTGTCTTCGAACACCTTCAGCGTCACCACCGGCCCGGCGAACGTTTGCAAGCCGCCGAAGTCGCGAAAAATTGGCGCCAGGACTCGTAATTTCTCACCATGGGTGTCATAGAGATCCGCGGTGGCCGGTAAGGTCGACATACCTTCTCCTTCAAGCAGGTTTTACGATTCCGATCCGTCGCATCGTCGACGACGACGCGGGCTTATTTCTTTGGCTTGCGCGGCCGCTGCCAGCCGCTGATGGTCTTTTGGCGCACGCGACTGATGACCAGCTTGTCCGCTTCAACATCATCGGTGACGGTGGTGCCGGCACCGATGGTCACACCCTTGCCGATGCGCACCGGCGCCACCAGCTGGGTATCCGAGCCGACGAACACGTCGTCCTCGATGATGGTCTTGTGCTTGAAAGCGCCATCGTAATTGCAGGTGATGGTGCCGGCGCCAACATTCACCGCGCGGCCGATCTCGGCGTCGCCGACATAGGCCAGGTGATTGACCTTGCTCCCTTCGCCGATATCGGATTTCTTGATCTCGACGAAATTGCCGATATGCGTGTCGCGACCGAGATTGGTTTCGGGACGCACGCGTGAAAAAGGCCCGATACGCGACACCGCGCCGATGGTGGCCGACTCGATCACGCAGTTGGGCAGGATCTCCACGCCCTCACCGATGCTGGCATTGGCGATGAAATTGTTGGGGCCGATGCGCACGTTGTCGCCCAGCACCACGCGGCCTTCGAACACCACGTTGACGTCGATGACGACATCGCGTCCGCAGATCAGCTCACCGCGCACGTCGATGCGCGCCGGGTCCATCAAGGTCACGCCCGCGTCGAGCAGCGCGTTGGCGATGCGGGTTTGATGAATGCGCTCGACCTCGGCGAGTTGGCGGCGGTTGTTCACGCCCATCGCTTCATCGGCGTCGTCGATGTGCACGCGTTTGACGGCGATGCCCTCGCTGACCGCCATCTCGACGCAGTCCGTCAGGTAATACTCGCCCTGGGCGTTGCTGTTGCCGAGTTTCGGGATCCAGCGTTTGAGGTGCGCGGCGTCGATAGCCATGATGCCGGTATTGATTTCGGCGATTTCAAGTTCCACGGCCGTGGCGTCCTTGTGTTCGACGATGCGCGCCACGTTGCCGGCCGCGTCACGCAGGATGCGCCCGTAACCGCTGGGGTCGGTCATGGTGACCGTCAACACGGCGAAGCCGCTTTCAGCGGCGGCGTCGAGCAGGCCCGCCAGCGACGACGCGCGCAGCAGCGGCACATCGCCGTAAAGAATCAGCACCAGGCCCTGCGCCGGCAACTGGTCGAGCGTCTGCGCCACTGCATGGCCGGTGCCCAGCTGTTCAGCCTGCTCGGCCCAGGCGAGATTGCGATGCGCAAGGCCTTCGCGCAGGCGTTGCCCGCCGTGGCCGTAGACCACCACCGGCGTGGCCGTCGCCACTTCGGCGGCGGCATCGAGCACGTGTTCGACCATGGGCTTGCCAGCCACGCGGTGCATGACTTTCGGCAGGTTGGAATGCATACGTTTGCCCTGCCCGGCGGCAAGGACGACGATCGCGGCAGACATGAATTCCCCTTCAGCGCTGACGTGGTTGGAGTCTAGAGCAAGTACGCCGGACATTTAACGAAAAAACGCGGCTCGAAGCCGCGTTTCCGAGTTCGTCGCGACCACTGCGTTAGCGGCCGCGAGGCAGGGATATGCAGTGGCGCTCAGCGCCCGCCGCGCCGGCGCAGGCGCTGGATGGTCTGCAGCTGCGCGATGGTCTCGGCCAGCTCGGCACGCGCCTTGGCATAGTCCATGGCGCCGGAGTGGTCGGAGAGGTTACGCTCGGCCGCTTCCTTGGCTTTCAACACCGCCGCCTCGTCGAGGTCTTCGGCGCGCTCGGCGGTGTCCGACAGCACGGTCACCACGCGAGGCTGCACTTCGAGCATGCCGCCCGAAATGTAGAAAGCCTGTTCCTTGCCATCTTCGAGCTTGAGCCGCACTTCGCCCGGCCCCAGACGGGTCAGGAGCGGCGTATGGCCAGGCGCGATGCCGACTTCACCAAGAATGGCGGGCGCGAACACCATCTCGGCAAGGCCGGAGAAGATTTCGCGCTCGGCGCTGACGATATCGACGTGTACGGTCATGGCCATGTCCTGTCTCGCTCTATGCTCGCCCGAAGTCGCCCGTTCAGATCTTCTTGGCCTTCTCGACCGCTTCTTCGATCGAGCCCACCATGTAGAAGGCCTGCTCCGGCAGGTGGTCGTACTCGCCGGCTACGATCGCCTTGAACCCGGCGATGGTGTCCTTGAGCGGCACGTACTTGCCCGGCGTGCCGGTGAACACTTCCGCGACCGAGAACGGCTGCGACAGGAAGCGCTGGATCTTGCGCGCGCGGAACACGGTGAGTTTGTCGGTTTCCGACAGTTCGTCCATGCCCAGGATCGCGATGATGTCGCGCAGTTCCTTGTAGCGCTGCAGGGTGTTCTGCACGGCGCGTGCGGTGTCGTAATGATCCTGACCGACGACCAGCGGGTCGAGCTGACGGCTGGTGGAGTCCAGCGGGTCCACGGCCGGGTAGATGCCGAGCTCGGCAATCTGACGGGACAACACCACGGTCGCGTCCAAGTGCGCGAAGGTGGTGGCCGGCGACGGGTCGGTCAAGTCGTCGGCCGGCACGTACACCGCCTGGATGGAGGTGATGGAACCGGTCTTGGTCGAGGTGATGCGCTCCTGCAGCTTGCCCATTTCCTCGGCGAGGGTCGGCTGGTAGCCCACCGCCGACGGCATGCGGCCGAGCAGCGCGGACACTTCCACGCCGGCGAGGGTGAAACGATAGATGTTGTCGACGAACAGCAGCACGTCGCGGCCTTCATCGCGGAACTTCTCGGCGATGGTGAGACCGGTCAGCGCCACGCGCAGGCGGTTGCCGGGCGGTTCGTTCATCTGGCCGTAAACCATGGCCACCTTGGACTTCTGGAAGTCCTTGACGTCGACGACGCCCGCTTCCTGCATTTCATGGTAGAAGTCGTTGCCTTCGCGGGTACGCTCACCGACACCGGTGAACACCGACAGACCCGAGTGCTCGGTGGCGATGTTGTTGATGAGCTCCATCATGTTGACGGTCTTGCCCACGCCGGCGCCGCCGAACAGGCCGACCTTGCCGCCCTTGGCGAACGGGCACACCAAGTCGATGACCTTGATGCCGGTTTCGAGCAGCTCGGTGGTCGGCGACAACTCGACGAACTTCGGCGCTTCGCGATGGATGACCATACGCTCGTCCTCACCGATGGGGCCGAGTTCGTCGATGGGCTCGCCGAGCACGTTCATGATGCGGCCGAGGGTCTTGATACCGACCGGCACCTTGATGCCGGCGCCGGTGTTGGCCGCGACCATGCCGCGACGCAGACCGTCGGTGGAACCGAGCGCGATGGTTCTGACCACGCCGTCACCAAGCTGCTGCTGCACTTCCAGCGTGATCGAGGTGTTCTCGATGGTCAGCGCGTCATAAATATGCGGCACGCTCGCGGTCGGGAACTTGACGTCCACGACGGCGCCAATGACCTGTACTACGTCTCCAGAACTCATCGCTAAAGTTCCTCTTAAGTCGGATGCTTTGATTCAGTTGTTCGTTTGCGCGCGCGTTTAGACCGCGGCGGCGCCGGCCACGATTTCGGACAGCTCTTGCGTAATCGCCGCCTGTCGGGCCTTGTTATAAATGAGCTGCAGCTCGTCGATGAGCTTGCCGGCGTTGTCCGAGGCCGACTTCATGGCCACCATGCGCGCCGCCTGTTCGCAGGCGATGTTCTCGACCACGCCCTGGTAGACCAGCGACTCGATGTAGCGGGTCAGAAGCTGATCCATCACCTCGCGCGCTTCGGGTTCGTAGATGTAATCCCAATGGTGCTTGAGATCCGCCGAGTCGCTCGGCGGCAGCGGCAGAAGCTGCTCGAAATCCGGCTTCTGGGTCATGCGGTTGACGAACTGGTTGTACATCAGGAACACCTGATCCACGCGCCCTTCGTCGTAGGCATCGAGCATGATCTTGATGGTGCCGATCAGTTGTTCGAGCTGCGGCGCATCGCCGAGACCGCTGACCTGGCCGACCACGTTGCCACCGATACGCGAGAAGAAGCCCACGCCCTTGGTGCCGATCACGCACAGCTCGAGTTCCACACCCTCGCCTTCCCATTTCTGGAACTGGCGCAGCGCCTGGCGGAACAGGTTGCCGTTCAGGCCGCCGCACAGGCCGCGGTCCGAAGTGACGACGATCGCGCCGACGCGTTTGACTTCGCGCTGGATCAGGAACGGGTGCTTGTACTCGCTGTTGGCATGGGCGATGTGCGCCACCACCTGACGCATCTTGTCCGCGTAGGGGCGCGCCGAAGCCATGCGGTCCTGCGCCCGACGCATCTTGCTCGCCGCGACCATTTTCATGGCCTTGGTGATCTTCTGCGTGTTCTTGACGCTCGCAATCTTGGTGCGAATCTCTTTGGCTGCGGCCATCTTCGACTACCTTAAGGTTGCGCTTACCAGCTCTGGGTCGACTTGAAGCTGTCGAGGGCCGCCTTCATGCCGCTCTCGATGGCGTCGTCGAAGTCGCCGGACTCGTTGATCTTGTCGATCAGCGCCTTGTGCGAGGACGCCATGTAGCTGTGCAGCGCGGCTTCGAAGTCGCCGACCTTGGCCAGTTCGACGTCGTCGATGTAACCGCGATCAACTGCGAACAGCGACACCGCCATCTGCGCCACGGACAGCGGCGAGTACTGCTTCTGCTTCATCAGTTCCATCACGCGCTGGCCACGCTCGAGCTGCTTGCGGGTCGCCTCGTCGAGGTCGGACGCAAACTGCGAGAACGCCGCGAGTTCGCGGTACTGGGCGAGCGCCAGACGCACACCGCCGCCGAGCTTCTTGATGATCTTGGTCTGCGCCGCACCACCCACGCGGGATACCGACAGACCGGCATTGATGGCCGGACGGAAACCCGAGTTGAAGAGGTTGGTTTCGAGGTAGATCTGGCCGTCGGTGATGGAGATCACGTTGGTCGGCACGAAGGCCGACACGTCACCGGCCTGGGTCTCGATGATCGGCAACGCGGTCAGCGAACCGGTCTTGCCCTTCACTTCACCATTGGTCAGCTTCTCGACCTCGACCGCGTTGATGCGCGCGGCGCGCTCGAGCAGACGGGAATGGAGATAGAACACGTCGCCCGGATACGCTTCGCGACCCGGCGGACGGCGCAGCAGCAGCGACACCTGGCGATAGGCCCAGGCCTGCTTGGTCAAGTCATCATAGATGATGAGGGCGTCTTCACCGCGGTCGCGGAAGTACTCGCCCATCGCGCAACCGGCGTAGGGCGCGATGTACTGCATGGCGGCGGAGTCGGACGCGGTGGCCGCGACGATGATGGTGTGCTCCATCGCGCCGTGCTCTTCGAGCTTGCGAATGACAGTGTTGATCGACGACGCCTTCTGGCCGATGGCGACGTAGATGCACTTAATGCCGGTGCCTTTCTGGTTGATGATGGCGTCGACGGCGACGGCGGTCTTGCCGGTCTGGCGGTCACCGATGATCAGTTCGCGCTGACCGCGACCGACCGGCACCATCGCATCGATGGATTTCAGACCGGTCTGCACCGGCTGGCTGACCGACTGGCGCGCGATAACGCCGGGCGCGATCTTTTCGATCGGCTGGGTGAGCGCCGTGCCGAGGTCGCCCTTGCCGTCTATCGGCTTGCCGAGCGAATCGACCACGCGACCGAGCAGTTCCTTGCCGACCGGCACTTCGAGAATGCGACCCGTGCAACGGCAGGTGTCGCCTTCCGAGATGTGCTCGTACTGGCCGAGGATGACCGCGCCCACCGAATCCTGCTCGAGGTTCAGAGCGAGGCCGAACACGCCGCCCGGAAACTCGATCATTTCACCCTGCATGACGTCCGACAGGCCGTGGATGCGGGCGATGCCGTCAGACAGGCTGACCACGGTACCTTCGGTCCGCGCTTCGGCCTTCAGGTTGAGGCCTTCGATCTTCTTCTTGATCAGTTCGCTGATTTCAGTTGCGCTGATGCTCATGGCAATCCTCTGCGGCAAAGACTATGTAGTTTCGTGTGGGGCCGGCCTTCAGCCTGCCTGCTGGGCTAGCGCCGTCAGGCGGCCGCGCAGCGAGAGGTCAATCACGGAGTCGCCGACCTTGATGACCGCGCCCCCAATAAGGGCGGAGTCGACGGACGCGTCGATCTTGCAGTCCTTGCCAAGTCGTCCGCGCATCGCGGCATCGATCTTGGCGCGTTCCGCGTCGCTCAAGGGGAAGGCGGAAACGACTTCCACTTTCACCTGGCCTTCGGCATTTGCACGGCTGCGTTCGAACAGCTGGGCGATTTCCGGCGCGAGTTCCAGGCGTTCGCTCTCGATCAGGGTGGCGACGAAGTTGCGTCCCGCGGCGGAAAGCCGCGTGCCGAACAGGTCGCTGACCAAGCCCAGGAGTTGCTCGCGGCTGACCTTGGGATGACCGATGAAGCCGGCCAACGCCGGATCGACGACCGCCGAGGCCAAGGTCTGCAGGGTGGCCGACCAGGCAGGCACCTCGCCGTGCTCGACGGCATAGGCAAAGGCCGCGGCGGCGTACGGACGGGCGATGGTGAGTTTCTCTTGCATGACCGCTGCTACAGGTTGGCTGCGAGCTTGTCGAGCACGTCGCGATGCGCCTTCTCGTCGACTTCGCGCATCAGGATCTGCTCGGCTCCGACCAGCGCGAGACGCGCGACCTGGCCACGCAGTTCATCACGTGCCCGGTTGCGGTTCTGCTCGATCTCGGCGGCTGCCGACAGTTTGATCTTGTCGGCTTCATCGCGCGCGACGGTCTTGGCGGCTTCCACGATCTCATCGTGACGCTTCTGCGCCTGCACAATGAGTTCCTGGGCCTTGTCCTTACCCTCACGCAGAAGATCGGTCGCACGCTTCTCGGCAAGCTCGAGGTCGTGCTTGCCACGCTCACCGGCGGCGAGGCCGTCGGCAATACGCGATTCACGCTCTTCCAAAGCCTTGATGATCGGCGGCCACACGTATTTGACGCAG from Pseudomonadota bacterium harbors:
- a CDS encoding response regulator transcription factor, coding for MRILVIEDEETLRAQLVERLRREGYAVDETGSGREGEFFGLEYPIDAAIVDLGLPDLPGSSIIESWRKHKRKFPVLILTARGRWEDKVAGLELGADDYLVKPFYHEELLARLRALLRRAAGWSQSRIEVGPLVMDLGTKRVSVDERELELTALEFKVLEFLMLRTDDVISKSELTEHLYEDDSERDSNVLEVIIGRLRKKIDPDRVLNPIETIRGQGYRLRLGKRDVDA
- a CDS encoding F0F1 ATP synthase subunit delta — encoded protein: MQEKLTIARPYAAAAFAYAVEHGEVPAWSATLQTLASAVVDPALAGFIGHPKVSREQLLGLVSDLFGTRLSAAGRNFVATLIESERLELAPEIAQLFERSRANAEGQVKVEVVSAFPLSDAERAKIDAAMRGRLGKDCKIDASVDSALIGGAVIKVGDSVIDLSLRGRLTALAQQAG
- the rraA gene encoding ribonuclease E activity regulator RraA; amino-acid sequence: MSTLPATADLYDTHGEKLRVLAPIFRDFGGLQTFAGPVVTLKVFEDNSLVRAALEEPGQGRVLVVDGGGSLRCALVGDNLAALGHKNGWAGIVVYGCIRDAAPIGGIAIGVKAIATNPRKSVKKGEGERDVTLRFAEVVIAPGDYLYADIDGVVLADKQLH
- a CDS encoding F0F1 ATP synthase subunit alpha, which codes for MSISATEISELIKKKIEGLNLKAEARTEGTVVSLSDGIARIHGLSDVMQGEMIEFPGGVFGLALNLEQDSVGAVILGQYEHISEGDTCRCTGRILEVPVGKELLGRVVDSLGKPIDGKGDLGTALTQPIEKIAPGVIARQSVSQPVQTGLKSIDAMVPVGRGQRELIIGDRQTGKTAVAVDAIINQKGTGIKCIYVAIGQKASSINTVIRKLEEHGAMEHTIIVAATASDSAAMQYIAPYAGCAMGEYFRDRGEDALIIYDDLTKQAWAYRQVSLLLRRPPGREAYPGDVFYLHSRLLERAARINAVEVEKLTNGEVKGKTGSLTALPIIETQAGDVSAFVPTNVISITDGQIYLETNLFNSGFRPAINAGLSVSRVGGAAQTKIIKKLGGGVRLALAQYRELAAFSQFASDLDEATRKQLERGQRVMELMKQKQYSPLSVAQMAVSLFAVDRGYIDDVELAKVGDFEAALHSYMASSHKALIDKINESGDFDDAIESGMKAALDSFKSTQSW
- the atpD gene encoding F0F1 ATP synthase subunit beta; its protein translation is MSSGDVVQVIGAVVDVKFPTASVPHIYDALTIENTSITLEVQQQLGDGVVRTIALGSTDGLRRGMVAANTGAGIKVPVGIKTLGRIMNVLGEPIDELGPIGEDERMVIHREAPKFVELSPTTELLETGIKVIDLVCPFAKGGKVGLFGGAGVGKTVNMMELINNIATEHSGLSVFTGVGERTREGNDFYHEMQEAGVVDVKDFQKSKVAMVYGQMNEPPGNRLRVALTGLTIAEKFRDEGRDVLLFVDNIYRFTLAGVEVSALLGRMPSAVGYQPTLAEEMGKLQERITSTKTGSITSIQAVYVPADDLTDPSPATTFAHLDATVVLSRQIAELGIYPAVDPLDSTSRQLDPLVVGQDHYDTARAVQNTLQRYKELRDIIAILGMDELSETDKLTVFRARKIQRFLSQPFSVAEVFTGTPGKYVPLKDTIAGFKAIVAGEYDHLPEQAFYMVGSIEEAVEKAKKI
- a CDS encoding F0F1 ATP synthase subunit B yields the protein MNMNLTLLGQMISFGIFVWFCVKYVWPPIIKALEERESRIADGLAAGERGKHDLELAEKRATDLLREGKDKAQELIVQAQKRHDEIVEAAKTVARDEADKIKLSAAAEIEQNRNRARDELRGQVARLALVGAEQILMREVDEKAHRDVLDKLAANL
- the glmU gene encoding bifunctional UDP-N-acetylglucosamine diphosphorylase/glucosamine-1-phosphate N-acetyltransferase GlmU, which codes for MSAAIVVLAAGQGKRMHSNLPKVMHRVAGKPMVEHVLDAAAEVATATPVVVYGHGGQRLREGLAHRNLAWAEQAEQLGTGHAVAQTLDQLPAQGLVLILYGDVPLLRASSLAGLLDAAAESGFAVLTVTMTDPSGYGRILRDAAGNVARIVEHKDATAVELEIAEINTGIMAIDAAHLKRWIPKLGNSNAQGEYYLTDCVEMAVSEGIAVKRVHIDDADEAMGVNNRRQLAEVERIHQTRIANALLDAGVTLMDPARIDVRGELICGRDVVIDVNVVFEGRVVLGDNVRIGPNNFIANASIGEGVEILPNCVIESATIGAVSRIGPFSRVRPETNLGRDTHIGNFVEIKKSDIGEGSKVNHLAYVGDAEIGRAVNVGAGTITCNYDGAFKHKTIIEDDVFVGSDTQLVAPVRIGKGVTIGAGTTVTDDVEADKLVISRVRQKTISGWQRPRKPKK
- a CDS encoding F0F1 ATP synthase subunit epsilon — translated: MAMTVHVDIVSAEREIFSGLAEMVFAPAILGEVGIAPGHTPLLTRLGPGEVRLKLEDGKEQAFYISGGMLEVQPRVVTVLSDTAERAEDLDEAAVLKAKEAAERNLSDHSGAMDYAKARAELAETIAQLQTIQRLRRRGGR
- a CDS encoding carbon-nitrogen hydrolase family protein; translated protein: MTNAFKVACVQNCATNDMAANLATVERLVRAGHSQGAALVCLPEFFCNLEPADGSYYDNGYDLDAHPALAAMRELGRELGLWLLLGSMPVKADARKVHNRSLVLNPKGELVASYNKIHLFDVAIKDGQSYKESNGVAAGGEAVIAPLPWGGLGLTICYDVRFPHLYRRLAQHGASFVSIPAAFTAKTGAAHWHTLVRARAIETGCYVFAPGQCGTRPWGRATYGHSLIVDPWGTVLADGGDEEGVIVAEVDPARVAEVRRMIPALEHDRDIVGPSA
- the atpG gene encoding F0F1 ATP synthase subunit gamma, which encodes MAAAKEIRTKIASVKNTQKITKAMKMVAASKMRRAQDRMASARPYADKMRQVVAHIAHANSEYKHPFLIQREVKRVGAIVVTSDRGLCGGLNGNLFRQALRQFQKWEGEGVELELCVIGTKGVGFFSRIGGNVVGQVSGLGDAPQLEQLIGTIKIMLDAYDEGRVDQVFLMYNQFVNRMTQKPDFEQLLPLPPSDSADLKHHWDYIYEPEAREVMDQLLTRYIESLVYQGVVENIACEQAARMVAMKSASDNAGKLIDELQLIYNKARQAAITQELSEIVAGAAAV